A window of the Oncorhynchus kisutch isolate 150728-3 linkage group LG12, Okis_V2, whole genome shotgun sequence genome harbors these coding sequences:
- the l3hypdh gene encoding trans-L-3-hydroxyproline dehydratase isoform X1, which yields MNVNSRIGSKKMELPPHEGSVLSVVDMHTGGEPLRIILSGYPEVKGEGVLSKRRYVREHLDYLRRVLMFEPRGHYDMYGALVVESEIPEADLGVLFMHNEGYSTMCGHAVIALGRFAVDYKLVQEPRSPETQVNIHCPCGLVKAFVEYSNGKTGGVRFHSVPAFAFATDVIVAVPGHDEVTVDISYGGAFYAFVSAERFGLDINKSKTRDLVDAATAVTNSVKSQVKLHHPSSEDLAFLYGTILTDGKDAYSQEPTANMCVFADAQVDRSPTGSGVTARVALQYHKGLIQLNQTRTFQSGATGSLFTGKAVQDTTFGDFKAVVVEVAGRAHYTGVSSFVQESDDKLKLGFLLK from the exons ATGAACGTAAATAGCAGGATTGGATCTAAGAAA ATGGAGCTTCCACCCCACGAAGGATCGGTACTCTCTGTGGTTGACATGCACACAGGCGGAGAGCCTTTGCGCATTATCCTTAGTGGTTACCCAGAGGTAAAGGGCGAGGGTGTGCTATCCAAACGGCGCTACGTGAGAGAGCATCTGGACTACCTACGGAGAGTGTTGATGTTCGAACCAAGAGGACACTATGACATGTACGGAGCCCTGGTCGTGGAGAGTGAGATACCTGAAGCCGACTTGGGGGTTCTTTTCATGCACAACGAAGGTTACAGTAccatgtgtggccacgcagtcatcgCTCTTGGGAGGTTCGCTGTAGACTACAAACTTGTTCAAGAGCCAAGGTCGCCAGAGACGCAGGTGAATATACACTGTCCATGTGGCCTGGTTAAGGCATTTGTGGAGTACTCCAATGGTAAAACCGGAGGTGTGAGGTTCCACAGTGTTCCAGCGTTTGCATTTGCAACAG ATGTAATTGTTGCTGTGCCTGGGCATGATGAAGTCACTGTTGATATAAGCTACGGAGGAGCATTCTACGCATTTGTAAGTGCAGAGCGATTTGGCCTGGACATCAACAAGTCCAAGACCAGGGATCTGGTGGATGCAGCAACTGCAGTGACCAACTCTGTCAAATCTCAG GTAAAACTGCACCACCCAAGCAGTGAGGACCTGGCCTTTCTCTATGGCACCATCCTCACAGATGGAAAAGATGCCTATTCCCAAGAGCCCACTGCtaacatgtgtgtgtttgcagatgCCCAG GTGGACAGAAGCCCTACAGGTTCAGGGGTCACTGCCCGTGTGGCTCTCCAGTACCATAAAGGCCTCATCCAACTTAACCAGACTAGGACCTTCCAGAGTGGGGCCACAGGATCTCTGTTCACTGGCAAAGCTGTTCAG GACACCACATTTGGAGACTTCAAGGCTGTGGTGGTTGAGGTGGCTGGCAGAGCACACTACACTGGCGTGTCCAGCTTTGTGCAAGAAAGTGACGACAAGTTAAAACTTGGTTTCCTGCTGAAATAG
- the l3hypdh gene encoding trans-L-3-hydroxyproline dehydratase isoform X3: protein MELPPHEGSVLSVVDMHTGGEPLRIILSGYPEVKGEGVLSKRRYVREHLDYLRRVLMFEPRGHYDMYGALVVESEIPEADLGVLFMHNEGYSTMCGHAVIALGRFAVDYKLVQEPRSPETQVNIHCPCGLVKAFVEYSNGKTGGVRFHSVPAFAFATDVIVAVPGHDEVTVDISYGGAFYAFVSAERFGLDINKSKTRDLVDAATAVTNSVKSQVKLHHPSSEDLAFLYGTILTDGKDAYSQEPTANMCVFADAQVDRSPTGSGVTARVALQYHKGLIQLNQTRTFQSGATGSLFTGKAVQDTTFGDFKAVVVEVAGRAHYTGVSSFVQESDDKLKLGFLLK from the exons ATGGAGCTTCCACCCCACGAAGGATCGGTACTCTCTGTGGTTGACATGCACACAGGCGGAGAGCCTTTGCGCATTATCCTTAGTGGTTACCCAGAGGTAAAGGGCGAGGGTGTGCTATCCAAACGGCGCTACGTGAGAGAGCATCTGGACTACCTACGGAGAGTGTTGATGTTCGAACCAAGAGGACACTATGACATGTACGGAGCCCTGGTCGTGGAGAGTGAGATACCTGAAGCCGACTTGGGGGTTCTTTTCATGCACAACGAAGGTTACAGTAccatgtgtggccacgcagtcatcgCTCTTGGGAGGTTCGCTGTAGACTACAAACTTGTTCAAGAGCCAAGGTCGCCAGAGACGCAGGTGAATATACACTGTCCATGTGGCCTGGTTAAGGCATTTGTGGAGTACTCCAATGGTAAAACCGGAGGTGTGAGGTTCCACAGTGTTCCAGCGTTTGCATTTGCAACAG ATGTAATTGTTGCTGTGCCTGGGCATGATGAAGTCACTGTTGATATAAGCTACGGAGGAGCATTCTACGCATTTGTAAGTGCAGAGCGATTTGGCCTGGACATCAACAAGTCCAAGACCAGGGATCTGGTGGATGCAGCAACTGCAGTGACCAACTCTGTCAAATCTCAG GTAAAACTGCACCACCCAAGCAGTGAGGACCTGGCCTTTCTCTATGGCACCATCCTCACAGATGGAAAAGATGCCTATTCCCAAGAGCCCACTGCtaacatgtgtgtgtttgcagatgCCCAG GTGGACAGAAGCCCTACAGGTTCAGGGGTCACTGCCCGTGTGGCTCTCCAGTACCATAAAGGCCTCATCCAACTTAACCAGACTAGGACCTTCCAGAGTGGGGCCACAGGATCTCTGTTCACTGGCAAAGCTGTTCAG GACACCACATTTGGAGACTTCAAGGCTGTGGTGGTTGAGGTGGCTGGCAGAGCACACTACACTGGCGTGTCCAGCTTTGTGCAAGAAAGTGACGACAAGTTAAAACTTGGTTTCCTGCTGAAATAG
- the l3hypdh gene encoding trans-L-3-hydroxyproline dehydratase isoform X2, with protein MVSYGLSMELPPHEGSVLSVVDMHTGGEPLRIILSGYPEVKGEGVLSKRRYVREHLDYLRRVLMFEPRGHYDMYGALVVESEIPEADLGVLFMHNEGYSTMCGHAVIALGRFAVDYKLVQEPRSPETQVNIHCPCGLVKAFVEYSNGKTGGVRFHSVPAFAFATDVIVAVPGHDEVTVDISYGGAFYAFVSAERFGLDINKSKTRDLVDAATAVTNSVKSQVKLHHPSSEDLAFLYGTILTDGKDAYSQEPTANMCVFADAQVDRSPTGSGVTARVALQYHKGLIQLNQTRTFQSGATGSLFTGKAVQDTTFGDFKAVVVEVAGRAHYTGVSSFVQESDDKLKLGFLLK; from the exons ATGGTTTCATACGGTCTATCT ATGGAGCTTCCACCCCACGAAGGATCGGTACTCTCTGTGGTTGACATGCACACAGGCGGAGAGCCTTTGCGCATTATCCTTAGTGGTTACCCAGAGGTAAAGGGCGAGGGTGTGCTATCCAAACGGCGCTACGTGAGAGAGCATCTGGACTACCTACGGAGAGTGTTGATGTTCGAACCAAGAGGACACTATGACATGTACGGAGCCCTGGTCGTGGAGAGTGAGATACCTGAAGCCGACTTGGGGGTTCTTTTCATGCACAACGAAGGTTACAGTAccatgtgtggccacgcagtcatcgCTCTTGGGAGGTTCGCTGTAGACTACAAACTTGTTCAAGAGCCAAGGTCGCCAGAGACGCAGGTGAATATACACTGTCCATGTGGCCTGGTTAAGGCATTTGTGGAGTACTCCAATGGTAAAACCGGAGGTGTGAGGTTCCACAGTGTTCCAGCGTTTGCATTTGCAACAG ATGTAATTGTTGCTGTGCCTGGGCATGATGAAGTCACTGTTGATATAAGCTACGGAGGAGCATTCTACGCATTTGTAAGTGCAGAGCGATTTGGCCTGGACATCAACAAGTCCAAGACCAGGGATCTGGTGGATGCAGCAACTGCAGTGACCAACTCTGTCAAATCTCAG GTAAAACTGCACCACCCAAGCAGTGAGGACCTGGCCTTTCTCTATGGCACCATCCTCACAGATGGAAAAGATGCCTATTCCCAAGAGCCCACTGCtaacatgtgtgtgtttgcagatgCCCAG GTGGACAGAAGCCCTACAGGTTCAGGGGTCACTGCCCGTGTGGCTCTCCAGTACCATAAAGGCCTCATCCAACTTAACCAGACTAGGACCTTCCAGAGTGGGGCCACAGGATCTCTGTTCACTGGCAAAGCTGTTCAG GACACCACATTTGGAGACTTCAAGGCTGTGGTGGTTGAGGTGGCTGGCAGAGCACACTACACTGGCGTGTCCAGCTTTGTGCAAGAAAGTGACGACAAGTTAAAACTTGGTTTCCTGCTGAAATAG
- the LOC109900282 gene encoding potassium channel subfamily K member 1 produces the protein MYRQCASLVERHRSELSFALLLSGYALYLILGAWVFSAVELPYEQRLREQLETARQKFLWDNACVSDERLEELLIRALHANNYGVSVLGNASENNWDFISSLFFTSTVLTTTGYGHTVPLSDGGKAFCVFYSLLGIPVTLLFLSALVQRIMVLVTRRPVAYLHLRWGVSKPKFAAVHAACLSVVAALLLFLLPAVVFCRLEPLWSYLESLYFCFISLTTIGLGDYVPGETHNTVPNSHRTLYKLAITLYLLLGLVCLLVVVETCCELPQLKSFRRRFYRENNAPESETRDQEEFSSTEHDQMTDHLTDQLTFSSVSAQAASLRQDNTTWQ, from the exons ATGTACCGCCAGTGCGCGAGTCTGGTGGAACGACACCGGTCAGAGCTGAGTTTCGCATTGCTGTTGTCAGGCTATGCGCTCTACCTGATTCTTGGCGCATGGGTCTTCTCCGCCGTTGAGCTTCCATATGAGCAACGGCTGCGCGAACAGCTGGAGACCGCCCGGCAAAAGTTTCTCTGGGACAACGCGTGCGTGTCTGACGAAAGGCTCGAGGAGCTTCTGATCCGCGCGCTGCATGCCAATAACTACGGCGTGTCGGTGCTCGGTAACGCTAGTGAAAACAACTGGGACTtcatctcctctctgttctttacCAGCACAGTTCTAACCACCACGG GCTATGGTCACACTGTACCACTGTCAGATGGAGGAAAGGCATTCTGTGTGTTCTACTCTCTCCTCGGAATCCCCgtcactctcctcttcctctccgccCTGGTACAAAGAATTATGGTCCTGGTGACGCGCCGACCTGTAGCGTACCTTCACCTGCGATGGGGCGTGTCCAAACCAAAGTTTGCCGCTGTCCATGCGGCATGTCTATCCGTTGTTGCAGcactgctcctcttcctcctaccAGCGGTAGTGTTCTGCAGGCTGGAGCCTCTATGGAGCTACCTGGAGTCCCTCTACTTCTGCTTCATCTCACTTACTACAATTGGCCTAGGAGACTATGTACCTGGAGAGACTCACAATACCGTTCCCAACTCTCACCGCACGCTATATAAGCTGGCTATTACAC TGTACCTGTTGCTTGGCTTGGTCTGtctgttggtggtggtggagacGTGTTGTGAGCTGCCACAGCTGAAGAGCTTCAGGAGGAGATTCTACAGAGAAAATAATGCTCCAGagtcagagaccagagaccaggagGAGTTTAGCAGCACAGAACATGATCAAATGACTGACCACCTAACTGATCAGCTGACCTTCTCCTCAGTGTCCGCCCAGGCTGCCTCCCTCCGCCAGGACAACACAACCTGGCAATAG